From the Musa acuminata AAA Group cultivar baxijiao chromosome BXJ3-7, Cavendish_Baxijiao_AAA, whole genome shotgun sequence genome, one window contains:
- the LOC135581935 gene encoding RNA polymerase sigma factor sigB-like isoform X2, which produces MPRSISNPSLPCPTQRPFITGEVPPLGSSLSLLSVWFVLRLRWASRRQWRAWCRSSSPRPPPTPTPGSLSPRFTTSFEATWASEALLTNEEAVIAAAAAEAVALARAALELAKDAAQMIRKSPSAEVENVNLSKTEWTGMTNHSVATETTSLEDSVTLDESVRKDISSSTYNETEVEEMEYCENIAVRSGRQTERRARRARAAEKAAAGVLNLKSGSSGKKKRSTLQDIDYSDPLHYLRGTTSTSRLLTAAEEVKLSEGIQDLLKLERLQQDLTERNGCQPTFAQWAAAAGIDQKALRKRLNYGTFCKDKMITSNIRLVISIAKNYQRAGMNLQDLVQEGCRGLIKGAEKFDASKGFKFSTYAHWWIKQAVRKSLSEQSRTIRLPFHMVEATYRVREAKKQLYSENGRHPDHEEVAEASGLSMKRFAAVMLTPKAPRSLDQKIGINQTLKPSEVIADPDAETSEDILIKQFMREDLNKVLDTLNPREKRVVRWRFGLEDGRMKTLQEIGELMGVSRERIRQIEFCSFRKLKSKKRTKNLQQYIISRRITDGCRWCIISDPFVKKAYREFESTLTACSFSTSKLSMAVPPTRTRSDTRVACQRRTGRRAGFDSKSKARVHDRFRL; this is translated from the exons ATGCCCCGCTCCATATCCAACCCCTCCCTCCCGTGTCCGACCCAGAGGCCATTCATCACCGGGGAGGTCCCCCCGCTTGGCTCCTCCCTCTCCCTGTTATCGGTTTGGTTCGTCCTCCGCCTGCGGTGGGCGTCGCGGCGGCAATGGCGTGCCTGGTGCCGCAGTTCAAGCCCCCGCCCACCTCCGACGCCCACTCCAGGCTCTCTCTCCCCTCGCTTCACC ACTAGCTTCGAAGCAACCTGGGCTTCGGAAGCACTTCTCACGAATGAGGAGGCAGtaatagcagcagcagcagctgaagCAGTTGCTCTTGCTAGAGCAGCACTTGAACTTGCCAAAGATGCAGCTCAGATGATCAGGAAGAGTCCATCAGCAGAAGTTGAGAATGTTAACCTTTCCAAAACAGAATGGACTGGCATGACCAACCATTCTGTTGCCACTGAAACTACTTCCCTTGAAGACAGTGTTACCCTAGATGAATCTGTGCGTAAAGATATTTCCAGTTCAACGTACAATGAAACTGAAGTAGAAGAAATGGAATATTGTGAAAACATTGCTGTGAGATCTGGGCGTCAAACTGAAAGAAGAGCTAGAAGGGCAAGGGCAGCAGAAAAGGCTGCTGCTGGTGTTTTAAATTTGAAGTCCGGGTCATCTGGAAAGAAAAAACGTTCTACTCTTCAGGATATTGATTATTCAGATCCCTTGCATTACTTAAGGGGAACAACAAGTACATCAAGGCTTCTCACAGCAGCTGAAGAGGTCAAATTATCAGAGGGAATTCAG GATCTACTAAAGCTGGAAAGGTTACAACAGGATCTCACAGAGCGAAATGGTTGTCAACCAACCTTTGCCCAATGGGCCGCAGCTGCTGGAATTGACCAGAAGGCTCTTAGAAAACGCTTAAACTATGGCACCTTTTGCAAGGACAAAATGATTACAAGTAACATACGACTTGTTATATCAATAGCAAAAAACTATCAGCGTGCAGGAATGAACCTTCAAGATCTTGTTCAG GAAGGATGCAGAGGCCTCATAAAGGGTGCTGAAAAATTTGATGCTTCTAAGGGGTTTAAGTTTTCAACATATGCACATTGGTGGATCAAACAGGCTGTTCGGAAATCTCTTTCAGAACAATCCAGGACTATTCGGTTGCCT TTTCACATGGTCGAAGCCACATACCGAGTAAGAGAGGCCAAAAAGCAACTATACAGTGAGAACGGAAGGCATCCTGATCATGAAGAAGTCGCAGAAGCCTCTGGGTTGTCAATGAAGAGGTTTGCTGCAGTGATGCTGACCCCTAAAGCTCCGAGATCTCTGGATCAGAAGATTGGGATCAATCAGACCTTAAAACCTTCA GAAGTTATTGCTGATCCTGATGCTGAGACATCGGAAGACAtactcatcaagcaattcatgagAGAGGATCTGAACAAGGTGCTGGATACTTTAAATCCAAGAGAGAAGCGGGTCGTGAGATGGAGATTTGGATTAGAAGATGGAAGGATGAAGACACTGCAAGAGATAGGGGAGCTGATGGGAGTAAGCCGGGAGAGGATTCGGCAGATTGAGTTCTGCTCTTTTAGAAAACTGAAAAGCAAGAAGAGAACAAAGAACTTGCAGCAGTATATAATTTC GAGAAGAATTACTGATGGATGCCGTTGGTGTATAATTAGTGATCCCTTTGTGAAGAAGGCGTATCGAGAATTCGAGTCAACGCTGACGGCTTGCTCTTTCTCCACGTCGAAGCTGTCGATGGCTGTGCCTCCAACCCGAACTCGGTCCGACACACGAGTGGCATGTCAGCGCCGGACGGGAAGGCGTGCTGGGTTCGATTCGAAGTCAAAGGCTCGAGTTCACGATCGTTTCCGCCTCTAA
- the LOC135581935 gene encoding RNA polymerase sigma factor sigB-like isoform X4, whose amino-acid sequence MACLVPQFKPPPTSDAHSRLSLPSLHPKARESVWSQVRCVLSPKTALIDFEQRPKLEARSTSLSTCAIKPLTYTGAVGLPTKDLLKLERLQQDLTERNGCQPTFAQWAAAAGIDQKALRKRLNYGTFCKDKMITSNIRLVISIAKNYQRAGMNLQDLVQEGCRGLIKGAEKFDASKGFKFSTYAHWWIKQAVRKSLSEQSRTIRLPFHMVEATYRVREAKKQLYSENGRHPDHEEVAEASGLSMKRFAAVMLTPKAPRSLDQKIGINQTLKPSEVIADPDAETSEDILIKQFMREDLNKVLDTLNPREKRVVRWRFGLEDGRMKTLQEIGELMGVSRERIRQIEFCSFRKLKSKKRTKNLQQYIISRRITDGCRWCIISDPFVKKAYREFESTLTACSFSTSKLSMAVPPTRTRSDTRVACQRRTGRRAGFDSKSKARVHDRFRL is encoded by the exons ATGGCGTGCCTGGTGCCGCAGTTCAAGCCCCCGCCCACCTCCGACGCCCACTCCAGGCTCTCTCTCCCCTCGCTTCACC CAAAGGCCAGAGAATCAGTTTGGTCCCAGGTTCGGTGTGTTTTATCCCCTAAAACAGCTCTGATTGATTTTGAGCAAAGACCTAAGTTGGAAGCACGGTCAACTTCCTTATCTACCTGTGCCATTAAACCGTTGACCTATACTGGAGCTGTTGGCCTACCGACCAAG GATCTACTAAAGCTGGAAAGGTTACAACAGGATCTCACAGAGCGAAATGGTTGTCAACCAACCTTTGCCCAATGGGCCGCAGCTGCTGGAATTGACCAGAAGGCTCTTAGAAAACGCTTAAACTATGGCACCTTTTGCAAGGACAAAATGATTACAAGTAACATACGACTTGTTATATCAATAGCAAAAAACTATCAGCGTGCAGGAATGAACCTTCAAGATCTTGTTCAG GAAGGATGCAGAGGCCTCATAAAGGGTGCTGAAAAATTTGATGCTTCTAAGGGGTTTAAGTTTTCAACATATGCACATTGGTGGATCAAACAGGCTGTTCGGAAATCTCTTTCAGAACAATCCAGGACTATTCGGTTGCCT TTTCACATGGTCGAAGCCACATACCGAGTAAGAGAGGCCAAAAAGCAACTATACAGTGAGAACGGAAGGCATCCTGATCATGAAGAAGTCGCAGAAGCCTCTGGGTTGTCAATGAAGAGGTTTGCTGCAGTGATGCTGACCCCTAAAGCTCCGAGATCTCTGGATCAGAAGATTGGGATCAATCAGACCTTAAAACCTTCA GAAGTTATTGCTGATCCTGATGCTGAGACATCGGAAGACAtactcatcaagcaattcatgagAGAGGATCTGAACAAGGTGCTGGATACTTTAAATCCAAGAGAGAAGCGGGTCGTGAGATGGAGATTTGGATTAGAAGATGGAAGGATGAAGACACTGCAAGAGATAGGGGAGCTGATGGGAGTAAGCCGGGAGAGGATTCGGCAGATTGAGTTCTGCTCTTTTAGAAAACTGAAAAGCAAGAAGAGAACAAAGAACTTGCAGCAGTATATAATTTC GAGAAGAATTACTGATGGATGCCGTTGGTGTATAATTAGTGATCCCTTTGTGAAGAAGGCGTATCGAGAATTCGAGTCAACGCTGACGGCTTGCTCTTTCTCCACGTCGAAGCTGTCGATGGCTGTGCCTCCAACCCGAACTCGGTCCGACACACGAGTGGCATGTCAGCGCCGGACGGGAAGGCGTGCTGGGTTCGATTCGAAGTCAAAGGCTCGAGTTCACGATCGTTTCCGCCTCTAA
- the LOC135581935 gene encoding RNA polymerase sigma factor sigB-like isoform X1 gives MACLVPQFKPPPTSDAHSRLSLPSLHPKARESVWSQVRCVLSPKTALIDFEQRPKLEARSTSLSTCAIKPLTYTGAVGLPTKTSFEATWASEALLTNEEAVIAAAAAEAVALARAALELAKDAAQMIRKSPSAEVENVNLSKTEWTGMTNHSVATETTSLEDSVTLDESVRKDISSSTYNETEVEEMEYCENIAVRSGRQTERRARRARAAEKAAAGVLNLKSGSSGKKKRSTLQDIDYSDPLHYLRGTTSTSRLLTAAEEVKLSEGIQDLLKLERLQQDLTERNGCQPTFAQWAAAAGIDQKALRKRLNYGTFCKDKMITSNIRLVISIAKNYQRAGMNLQDLVQEGCRGLIKGAEKFDASKGFKFSTYAHWWIKQAVRKSLSEQSRTIRLPFHMVEATYRVREAKKQLYSENGRHPDHEEVAEASGLSMKRFAAVMLTPKAPRSLDQKIGINQTLKPSEVIADPDAETSEDILIKQFMREDLNKVLDTLNPREKRVVRWRFGLEDGRMKTLQEIGELMGVSRERIRQIEFCSFRKLKSKKRTKNLQQYIISRRITDGCRWCIISDPFVKKAYREFESTLTACSFSTSKLSMAVPPTRTRSDTRVACQRRTGRRAGFDSKSKARVHDRFRL, from the exons ATGGCGTGCCTGGTGCCGCAGTTCAAGCCCCCGCCCACCTCCGACGCCCACTCCAGGCTCTCTCTCCCCTCGCTTCACC CAAAGGCCAGAGAATCAGTTTGGTCCCAGGTTCGGTGTGTTTTATCCCCTAAAACAGCTCTGATTGATTTTGAGCAAAGACCTAAGTTGGAAGCACGGTCAACTTCCTTATCTACCTGTGCCATTAAACCGTTGACCTATACTGGAGCTGTTGGCCTACCGACCAAG ACTAGCTTCGAAGCAACCTGGGCTTCGGAAGCACTTCTCACGAATGAGGAGGCAGtaatagcagcagcagcagctgaagCAGTTGCTCTTGCTAGAGCAGCACTTGAACTTGCCAAAGATGCAGCTCAGATGATCAGGAAGAGTCCATCAGCAGAAGTTGAGAATGTTAACCTTTCCAAAACAGAATGGACTGGCATGACCAACCATTCTGTTGCCACTGAAACTACTTCCCTTGAAGACAGTGTTACCCTAGATGAATCTGTGCGTAAAGATATTTCCAGTTCAACGTACAATGAAACTGAAGTAGAAGAAATGGAATATTGTGAAAACATTGCTGTGAGATCTGGGCGTCAAACTGAAAGAAGAGCTAGAAGGGCAAGGGCAGCAGAAAAGGCTGCTGCTGGTGTTTTAAATTTGAAGTCCGGGTCATCTGGAAAGAAAAAACGTTCTACTCTTCAGGATATTGATTATTCAGATCCCTTGCATTACTTAAGGGGAACAACAAGTACATCAAGGCTTCTCACAGCAGCTGAAGAGGTCAAATTATCAGAGGGAATTCAG GATCTACTAAAGCTGGAAAGGTTACAACAGGATCTCACAGAGCGAAATGGTTGTCAACCAACCTTTGCCCAATGGGCCGCAGCTGCTGGAATTGACCAGAAGGCTCTTAGAAAACGCTTAAACTATGGCACCTTTTGCAAGGACAAAATGATTACAAGTAACATACGACTTGTTATATCAATAGCAAAAAACTATCAGCGTGCAGGAATGAACCTTCAAGATCTTGTTCAG GAAGGATGCAGAGGCCTCATAAAGGGTGCTGAAAAATTTGATGCTTCTAAGGGGTTTAAGTTTTCAACATATGCACATTGGTGGATCAAACAGGCTGTTCGGAAATCTCTTTCAGAACAATCCAGGACTATTCGGTTGCCT TTTCACATGGTCGAAGCCACATACCGAGTAAGAGAGGCCAAAAAGCAACTATACAGTGAGAACGGAAGGCATCCTGATCATGAAGAAGTCGCAGAAGCCTCTGGGTTGTCAATGAAGAGGTTTGCTGCAGTGATGCTGACCCCTAAAGCTCCGAGATCTCTGGATCAGAAGATTGGGATCAATCAGACCTTAAAACCTTCA GAAGTTATTGCTGATCCTGATGCTGAGACATCGGAAGACAtactcatcaagcaattcatgagAGAGGATCTGAACAAGGTGCTGGATACTTTAAATCCAAGAGAGAAGCGGGTCGTGAGATGGAGATTTGGATTAGAAGATGGAAGGATGAAGACACTGCAAGAGATAGGGGAGCTGATGGGAGTAAGCCGGGAGAGGATTCGGCAGATTGAGTTCTGCTCTTTTAGAAAACTGAAAAGCAAGAAGAGAACAAAGAACTTGCAGCAGTATATAATTTC GAGAAGAATTACTGATGGATGCCGTTGGTGTATAATTAGTGATCCCTTTGTGAAGAAGGCGTATCGAGAATTCGAGTCAACGCTGACGGCTTGCTCTTTCTCCACGTCGAAGCTGTCGATGGCTGTGCCTCCAACCCGAACTCGGTCCGACACACGAGTGGCATGTCAGCGCCGGACGGGAAGGCGTGCTGGGTTCGATTCGAAGTCAAAGGCTCGAGTTCACGATCGTTTCCGCCTCTAA
- the LOC135581935 gene encoding RNA polymerase sigma factor sigB-like isoform X3 gives MACLVPQFKPPPTSDAHSRLSLPSLHPKARESVWSQVRCVLSPKTALIDFEQRPKLEARSTSLSTCAIKPLTYTGAVGLPTKTSFEATWASEALLTNEEAVIAAAAAEAVALARAALELAKDAAQMIRKSPSAEVENVNLSKTEWTGMTNHSVATETTSLEDSVTLDESVRKDISSSTYNETEVEEMEYCENIAVRSGRQTERRARRARAAEKAAAGVLNLKSGSSGKKKRSTLQDIDYSDPLHYLRGTTSTSRLLTAAEEVKLSEGIQDLLKLERLQQDLTERNGCQPTFAQWAAAAGIDQKALRKRLNYGTFCKDKMITSNIRLVISIAKNYQRAGMNLQDLVQEGCRGLIKGAEKFDASKGFKFSTYAHWWIKQAVRKSLSEQSRTIRLPFHMVEATYRVREAKKQLYSENGRHPDHEEVAEASGLSMKRFAAVMLTPKAPRSLDQKIGINQTLKPSEVIADPDAETSEDILIKQFMREDLNKVLDTLNPREKRVVRWRFGLEDGRMKTLQEIGELMGVSRERIRQIEFCSFRKLKSKKRTKNLQQYIIS, from the exons ATGGCGTGCCTGGTGCCGCAGTTCAAGCCCCCGCCCACCTCCGACGCCCACTCCAGGCTCTCTCTCCCCTCGCTTCACC CAAAGGCCAGAGAATCAGTTTGGTCCCAGGTTCGGTGTGTTTTATCCCCTAAAACAGCTCTGATTGATTTTGAGCAAAGACCTAAGTTGGAAGCACGGTCAACTTCCTTATCTACCTGTGCCATTAAACCGTTGACCTATACTGGAGCTGTTGGCCTACCGACCAAG ACTAGCTTCGAAGCAACCTGGGCTTCGGAAGCACTTCTCACGAATGAGGAGGCAGtaatagcagcagcagcagctgaagCAGTTGCTCTTGCTAGAGCAGCACTTGAACTTGCCAAAGATGCAGCTCAGATGATCAGGAAGAGTCCATCAGCAGAAGTTGAGAATGTTAACCTTTCCAAAACAGAATGGACTGGCATGACCAACCATTCTGTTGCCACTGAAACTACTTCCCTTGAAGACAGTGTTACCCTAGATGAATCTGTGCGTAAAGATATTTCCAGTTCAACGTACAATGAAACTGAAGTAGAAGAAATGGAATATTGTGAAAACATTGCTGTGAGATCTGGGCGTCAAACTGAAAGAAGAGCTAGAAGGGCAAGGGCAGCAGAAAAGGCTGCTGCTGGTGTTTTAAATTTGAAGTCCGGGTCATCTGGAAAGAAAAAACGTTCTACTCTTCAGGATATTGATTATTCAGATCCCTTGCATTACTTAAGGGGAACAACAAGTACATCAAGGCTTCTCACAGCAGCTGAAGAGGTCAAATTATCAGAGGGAATTCAG GATCTACTAAAGCTGGAAAGGTTACAACAGGATCTCACAGAGCGAAATGGTTGTCAACCAACCTTTGCCCAATGGGCCGCAGCTGCTGGAATTGACCAGAAGGCTCTTAGAAAACGCTTAAACTATGGCACCTTTTGCAAGGACAAAATGATTACAAGTAACATACGACTTGTTATATCAATAGCAAAAAACTATCAGCGTGCAGGAATGAACCTTCAAGATCTTGTTCAG GAAGGATGCAGAGGCCTCATAAAGGGTGCTGAAAAATTTGATGCTTCTAAGGGGTTTAAGTTTTCAACATATGCACATTGGTGGATCAAACAGGCTGTTCGGAAATCTCTTTCAGAACAATCCAGGACTATTCGGTTGCCT TTTCACATGGTCGAAGCCACATACCGAGTAAGAGAGGCCAAAAAGCAACTATACAGTGAGAACGGAAGGCATCCTGATCATGAAGAAGTCGCAGAAGCCTCTGGGTTGTCAATGAAGAGGTTTGCTGCAGTGATGCTGACCCCTAAAGCTCCGAGATCTCTGGATCAGAAGATTGGGATCAATCAGACCTTAAAACCTTCA GAAGTTATTGCTGATCCTGATGCTGAGACATCGGAAGACAtactcatcaagcaattcatgagAGAGGATCTGAACAAGGTGCTGGATACTTTAAATCCAAGAGAGAAGCGGGTCGTGAGATGGAGATTTGGATTAGAAGATGGAAGGATGAAGACACTGCAAGAGATAGGGGAGCTGATGGGAGTAAGCCGGGAGAGGATTCGGCAGATTGAGTTCTGCTCTTTTAGAAAACTGAAAAGCAAGAAGAGAACAAAGAACTTGCAGCAGTATATAATTTCGTAA
- the LOC135642207 gene encoding uncharacterized protein LOC135642207 → MMTTTTTATTMTKKQEQANGSRRHGSAQDARQHHHHNHHHHHHHHQPHRDHHDEEEEEEEEEEEEDEEAESEEEVGEKDCFFEPLDRIPSSVSFLVDLPSDSDEDEDDDVRFSFASAIAPPTDLRCVTFSREEFLVEHNDNPDLGGYDYDVWMAEPTSIKERRSRLLQGMGFASSKDLAAALRNRSSNLKAVSTAPAASGEHALESGLPPPYPAPSQNQLAIVKCRSDNELVTTQGAPPSAEPALPRAASAPPTLWGHSAQQKTGAGGGAAGVKEAKEGGSLVSANGGVCRVKNLDTGREFVVSELGKDGTWRRLNDVQTGSQMSMEEFEQFLGNSPIVKELMRRANLRGSGREPQSNDQPVPSLDGSKSSKSGYRKKRGWLKNIKFVASSVTGLKTEKEKGDAGWRAAGKSSADSSSELMKVRQHGKSYKELTGLYMTQEIHAHQGSIWSIKFSWDGRHLASAGEDRVVRVWQVQECDILSSPLRRQEARSSRLSMADGSPERSPLLGTQPSKSTKKSKSRKRSVPDYIVMPEVIFSLSEKPVCSLEGHLDDILDLSWSKSQHLLSSSMDKTVRLWDIESKQCLKLFAHNDYVTCIQFNPIDDRYFISGSLDSKVRIWSVPERQVVDWNDLHEMVTAACYTPDGQGALVGSHKGSCRFYKTSDCKLSQQGQLDIRIKKKKSHAKKITGFQFAPGNPSEVLITSADSRVRVFDGPNMVHKFRGFRNTSSQISASYASEGKYVVSASEDSYVYVWKREAGRVVGAAGKGKSWTTTRSHEYFYCKDVSVAIPWPSAGSQCSPLSLPSPTSGRFDQRPPQQDPLGCTDSRRSTASLEDIFHSGRRPAAALSKKSFSERGPSSHREEFRSVSRWGIGSDSFASGGAASSVVSDPGTLSSSFSSWGWYSGGSTRTSSTDPPNAWGLVVVTAGLGGHIRIYQNFGLPLRLGRQTNLF, encoded by the exons atgatgacgacgacgacgacggcaacGACGATGACGAAGAAACAAGAACAAGCGAACGGGAGTCGCCGACATGGGTCAGCACAGGATGCTCGCCAACACCATCACCacaatcatcatcaccatcaccacCATCATCAGCCGCATCGAGACCAtcacgacgaggaggaggaggaggaggaggaggaggaggaagaagacgaggaggCTGAAAGCGAGGAGGAGGTGGGGGAGAAGGACTGCTTCTTCGAGCCCCTTGACCGAATCCCATCGAGCGTCTCCTTCCTTGTCGACCTTCCCTCCGATTCCGACGAAGACGAGGACGACGACGTCCGCTTTTCCTTTGCCTCCGCGATCGCCCCGCCAACCGACCTCCGCTGCGTCACCTTCTCTCGAGAAGAGTTCCTCGTCGAACACAATGACAACCCCGACCTCGGCGGCTACGACTACGACGTTTGGATGGCTGAGCCCACCTCCATCAAGGAGCGCCGCAGCCGCCTCCTCCAGGGCATGGGCTTCGCCAGCAGCAAAGACCTCGCCGCCGCCCTGCGGAACCGCAGCAGCAACCTGAAAGCCGTCAGCACCGCTCCCGCCGCCAGCGGCGAACACGCCCTGGAATCTGGGTTGCCACCTCCCTATCCCGCCCCGTCGCAGAACCAGCTGGCGATCGTCAAATGCCGATCCGACAACGAACTGGTGACGACGCAGGGCGCCCCCCCCTCCGCCGAGCCCGCCCTGCCGCGCGCCGCCTCCGCCCCGCCAACCCTCTGGGGCCACAGCGCTCAGCAAAAGACCGGAGCCGGCGGCGGCGCCGCCGGTGTCAAAGAAGCGAAGGAAGGCGGCAGCCTCGTGTCCGCCAACGGTGGGGTGTGCCGAGTCAAGAACCTCGATACGGGGAGGGAATTCGTGGTCAGCGAGCTGggcaaggacggaacatggcggcgGCTCAACGACGTCCAGACCGGGTCGCAGATGTCCATGGAGGAGTTTGAGCAGTTCCTCGGCAACTCCCCTATCGTCAAGGAGCTCATGCGCAGGGCGAATCTGCGCGGCAGCGGCCGCGAGCCGCAGAGCAACGACCAGCCCGTCCCGTCCCTCGACGGCTCCAAGAGCTCCAAATCGGGCTACAGGAAGAAAAGGGGCTGGCTCAAGAACATCAAGTTCGTGGCGAGCTCCGTGACCGGGCTCAAAACGGAGAAAGAGAAGGGGGACGCCGGGTGGAGGGCGGCAGGGAAGTCGTCGGCCGACAGCTCGTCGGAGCTGATGAAGGTTCGCCAGCACGGCAAGTCCTACAAGGAGCTCACGGGCCTCTACATGACCCAGGAGATCCACGCCCACCAGGGTTCCATATGGAGCATCAAGTTCAGCTGGGACGGCCGGCATCTGGCCAGCGCCGGAGAGGACCGCGTCGTCCGTGTATGGCAAGTCCAAGAATGCGACATCCTCTCCTCCCCGTTACGGCGCCAAGAGGCTCGCTCTTCTCGCCTGTCCATGGCGGATGGATCCCCAGAGCGCTCCCCTCTCCTCGGAACCCAGCCCTCGAAGAGCACCAAGAAGAGCAAGAGCCGCAAGAGGTCCGTCCCTGACTACATCGTGATGCCGGAGGTCATCTTCTCACTCTCAGAGAAGCCCGTTTGCTCCTTGGAAGGTCATCTGGATGATATCCTGGACCTCTCCTGGTCTAAATCTCAG CATTTGCTATCATCGTCGATGGACAAGACGGTCCGATTATGGGACATCGAAAGCAAGCAGTGCCTGAAGCTATTCGCCCACAATGACTACG TGACGTGCATCCAGTTCAATCCAATAGATGACAGGTACTTCATCAGTGGCTCTCTTGATTCCAAGGTTCGGATATGGAGCGTACCAGAGCGTCAAGTCGTAGACTGGAATGATCTCCACGAGATGGTTACCGCCGCCTGCTACACCCCTGATGGCCAG GGTGCTTTGGTTGGCTCACACAAGGGGAGCTGCCGGTTCTACAAGACCTCCG ACTGTAAACTTTCTCAACAAGGCCAGCTGGATATACGGATCAAGAAAAAGAAATCCCATGCGAAAAAGATCACCGGATTCCAG TTTGCTCCCGGCAATCCATCCGAAGTGTTGATCACCTCTGCTGATTCGCGAGTTCGGGTCTTCGATGGCCCCAATATGGTTCACAAATTTAGAG GATTCCGAAACACCAGCAGTCAAATCTCGGCGTCGTACGCGTCGGAGGGGAAGTACGTGGTGAGCGCGAGCGAGGACTCGTACGTGTACGTATGGAAGCGAGAGGCGGGGCGCGTCGTGGGCGCCGCGGGCAAAGGCAAAAGCTGGACCACCACCCGCTCCCACGAGTACTTCTACTGCAAGGACGTGTCCGTCGCCATCCCGTGGCCCAGCGCCGGAAGCcagtgctcgccgctgtcgctgccgtcGCCCACATCCGGGCGCTTCGACCAGCGGCCACCGCAGCAGGACCCCCTTGGCTGCACCGACTCCCGGCGCTCCACCGCCTCGCTGGAAGACATCTTCCACAGCGGCAGGAGACCCGCGGCAGCTCTCTCCAAGAAGAGCTTCTCGGAGCGGGGACCGTCGTCCCACCGGGAGGAGTTCAGGAGCGTGTCCCGCTGGGGGATCGGCAGCGACTCGTTCGCGTCGGGTGGGGCGGCCTCGTCCGTCGTCTCCGATCCCGGGACCCTCTCTTCGTCCTTCTCGTCCTGGGGGTGGTACAGCGGCGGCAGCACCAGGACCAGCAGCACCGACCCCCCGAACGCGTGGGGTCTCGTCGTCGTCACGGCCGGCCTGGGCGGCCACATCAGGATCTACCAGAACTTTGGCCTGCCGCTCCGCCTCGGCCGCCAAACCAATCTATTCTGA